From the genome of Streptococcus marmotae, one region includes:
- the cvfB gene encoding RNA-binding virulence regulatory protein CvfB produces the protein MNQLLATIITGLVTDENKEYYFVQKEGQTFALAKEEGVHQLGESVKGFVYTDMKQKLRLTTKEVTATRTSFGWGEVTEVRRDLGVFLDTGLPDKQVVVSLDVLPEIKELWPKKGDRLYVRYDVDKKDRIWALPAFQEDFQRLAGPAYDNMQNQNLRAIVYRLKLSGTFVYLPDNNMLGFIHPSERYTEPRLGEELQVRVIGYRQVDRTLNLSVKPRSFEMLENDAQMVLTYLESTGGFMTLNDKSSPDEIKATFGISKGQFKKALGGLMKAGKIRQDELGTELI, from the coding sequence ATGAACCAATTATTAGCGACCATTATCACGGGTCTGGTAACAGATGAAAACAAAGAATATTACTTTGTCCAAAAGGAAGGGCAGACCTTTGCTTTGGCAAAAGAAGAAGGAGTACACCAATTAGGTGAGTCTGTTAAGGGCTTTGTCTATACAGATATGAAGCAAAAACTTCGTTTGACGACCAAAGAAGTGACGGCAACCCGTACGAGTTTTGGCTGGGGAGAGGTGACAGAAGTCCGCCGTGATTTGGGTGTCTTTCTTGATACCGGTTTACCAGACAAGCAAGTGGTTGTCTCACTAGATGTGCTGCCAGAAATCAAAGAGTTGTGGCCAAAAAAGGGTGATAGGCTGTATGTTCGATATGATGTGGACAAGAAGGATCGCATTTGGGCACTTCCGGCATTTCAAGAAGACTTTCAACGTTTGGCAGGACCAGCCTATGACAATATGCAAAACCAGAACCTACGTGCCATTGTGTATCGTTTGAAGCTGAGTGGGACCTTTGTTTACCTACCAGATAACAATATGTTAGGCTTTATTCATCCAAGCGAGCGGTATACAGAGCCACGTTTGGGTGAAGAATTGCAGGTACGGGTCATCGGATATCGGCAGGTAGATCGGACCTTAAATTTGTCTGTTAAGCCACGTTCTTTTGAGATGTTAGAAAATGATGCGCAGATGGTCTTGACGTATTTAGAGAGCACTGGCGGTTTTATGACCTTAAATGACAAATCATCTCCAGATGAGATTAAGGCGACATTTGGGATTTCAAAAGGTCAATTTAAAAAAGCCCTTGGTGGTTTAATGAAGGCTGGAAAAATTAGGCAGGACGAATTGGGGACAGAGTTAATCTAG
- a CDS encoding DUF1958 domain-containing protein, with the protein MKKVLAWCLALLLSTISVPVWADELMDITRAAGYEVSDINRPRSSIIIDGNTGAILWQDNPDEVRDPASMSKVMTLYLVYEAIGQGKLTEETVITATEADQAVAGIYEISNNKIVAGVDYTVGELITMTAVPSSNAATIMLANYLSNNNPDTFLDMMNAKSQELGMTNTYWYNASGAAASAFQGYYNPTRYDHDATNQTTARDLAILVYHFLKNYPAILEHTKHPVVTVKAGTPYEETFETYNYSLPGAQYGIEGVDGLKTGSSPSAGFNYIATAKRGEQRLISLIMGVGDWSDQNGEYYRHPFGNALLEKAYADYEYRKIVDAGKQLINGKNYELASDLYATIRKGETPNYIVENNQLRVDNGLESVSPMISAGVPVEDISGINLTKKQLSEKVSLGELLRKPWIWGVGVFFLVAALLVWILSLSHKEQSQRLMGDETDYRPRRSRRRRR; encoded by the coding sequence GTGAAGAAAGTTTTAGCATGGTGCTTGGCGTTGCTATTATCCACTATTTCGGTTCCTGTTTGGGCGGATGAATTGATGGATATTACACGAGCTGCAGGTTATGAGGTGAGTGACATCAACCGGCCTAGATCCTCTATCATTATTGATGGCAATACGGGTGCTATTTTATGGCAAGATAATCCTGACGAAGTGCGTGACCCTGCAAGTATGAGCAAGGTGATGACACTTTACCTCGTTTATGAAGCGATAGGTCAAGGAAAACTAACAGAAGAAACGGTTATTACAGCGACAGAAGCCGACCAGGCTGTTGCAGGGATTTATGAAATTTCGAATAATAAAATTGTTGCAGGAGTAGATTATACCGTTGGCGAATTGATCACCATGACGGCTGTCCCGTCTTCAAATGCAGCGACCATCATGCTGGCAAATTATCTTTCAAACAATAACCCAGATACCTTTTTGGATATGATGAATGCCAAATCGCAAGAGTTGGGAATGACCAATACGTATTGGTATAATGCAAGTGGGGCTGCGGCGAGCGCTTTTCAGGGGTATTATAATCCAACACGATATGATCATGATGCTACCAATCAAACGACGGCAAGAGACTTGGCTATTTTAGTTTATCATTTTTTGAAAAACTATCCTGCAATTTTAGAACATACCAAACACCCAGTAGTGACAGTCAAAGCAGGCACTCCGTATGAAGAGACCTTTGAAACCTATAATTATTCTTTGCCAGGTGCTCAGTACGGCATTGAGGGGGTAGATGGATTGAAAACAGGATCGAGCCCGAGTGCTGGCTTTAACTACATTGCAACGGCAAAACGTGGAGAACAGCGATTGATCAGTCTTATTATGGGAGTAGGGGATTGGTCAGATCAAAATGGAGAGTATTATCGTCATCCATTTGGCAATGCCTTGCTAGAAAAAGCCTATGCGGATTACGAATATCGTAAGATAGTAGATGCCGGGAAGCAGCTTATCAACGGAAAAAACTATGAATTGGCTTCCGATCTTTATGCGACAATTCGTAAGGGTGAAACACCAAATTATATAGTTGAAAACAATCAATTACGAGTTGATAATGGTTTGGAAAGTGTCAGCCCAATGATTTCAGCCGGTGTACCAGTAGAAGATATCTCTGGAATAAACCTTACAAAGAAACAATTGAGCGAAAAAGTTAGTTTGGGAGAGTTGCTCAGAAAACCATGGATATGGGGAGTAGGAGTGTTCTTCCTGGTAGCTGCTTTGTTAGTATGGATTTTAAGTCTGAGTCATAAAGAACAGAGTCAGCGGCTGATGGGAGATGAGACGGACTATCGTCCACGGCGCAGTCGTCGTAGAAGAAGATAA
- a CDS encoding YozE family protein, with product MRKSFYSWLMTQRNPKSHEPAAILADLAFEEADFPKQSDHFDEVSRFLEERASFSFSMSDFDRIWEDYLAH from the coding sequence GTGAGAAAAAGTTTTTATAGTTGGCTAATGACGCAGCGCAATCCTAAAAGCCATGAGCCAGCTGCTATTCTAGCAGATTTGGCCTTTGAAGAAGCGGATTTCCCAAAGCAATCTGATCATTTTGATGAAGTGAGTCGTTTTTTAGAAGAGCGGGCAAGTTTTAGTTTTTCCATGTCAGACTTTGACCGAATATGGGAAGATTATCTAGCTCATTAA
- a CDS encoding PhoH family protein, with protein sequence MQEHSIDISLSHPDDMLSLFGSNERHLRLMEQELDVVIHARTEVVQVIGEPTDVELTRLVIQSLLVLIHRGLTIQLPDVVTAISMAKNDEIEKFVALYEEEIIKDHYGKPIRVKTLGQKLYVDSIKSHDIVFGIGPAGTGKTFLAVTLAVTALKRGQVKRIILTRPAVEAGESLGFLPGDLKEKVDPYLRPVYDALYQILGKDQTTRLMEREIIEIAPLAYMRGRTLEDAFVILDEAQNTTIMQMKMFLTRLGFHSKMIVNGDSSQIDLPRNVKSGLIDATEKLKKIPQIDFVHFSAKDVVRHPVVAEIIRAYEPEESKE encoded by the coding sequence TTGCAAGAACATTCAATTGATATTTCCCTGTCCCACCCAGATGATATGCTGAGCTTATTTGGGTCAAATGAACGTCATCTGCGCCTTATGGAGCAAGAATTGGACGTGGTGATTCATGCGCGTACAGAAGTGGTACAGGTGATTGGAGAGCCAACTGATGTTGAGCTGACACGCCTGGTTATTCAGTCCTTACTCGTTTTAATTCATCGTGGATTGACCATTCAGTTACCAGATGTGGTAACGGCTATTTCCATGGCTAAAAATGATGAGATTGAGAAATTTGTGGCCTTGTATGAAGAAGAAATTATCAAAGACCACTATGGTAAGCCCATTCGAGTCAAGACCTTGGGGCAAAAACTCTATGTCGATAGTATCAAAAGTCATGATATTGTCTTTGGGATTGGACCAGCAGGGACAGGAAAGACCTTTCTTGCGGTGACCCTTGCCGTGACTGCCTTAAAACGTGGACAAGTGAAGCGGATTATCCTCACCCGTCCTGCGGTGGAAGCAGGGGAAAGTCTGGGATTTTTACCGGGTGATTTGAAGGAGAAAGTCGACCCTTATCTTCGCCCAGTTTACGATGCCCTTTATCAGATTTTAGGAAAAGATCAAACAACTCGACTGATGGAGCGTGAGATTATTGAGATTGCGCCCCTTGCTTATATGCGTGGTCGAACCTTGGAGGATGCTTTTGTAATTTTGGATGAGGCACAGAATACAACCATTATGCAGATGAAAATGTTTCTGACTCGCCTTGGCTTTCACTCCAAGATGATTGTCAATGGCGATAGCAGTCAGATTGACCTCCCACGCAATGTCAAGTCTGGGCTGATTGATGCGACTGAAAAGCTCAAGAAAATTCCGCAGATTGACTTTGTGCATTTTTCAGCCAAGGACGTTGTCCGCCACCCTGTTGTTGCGGAAATTATCAGAGCTTATGAACCAGAAGAAAGTAAGGAATAG
- a CDS encoding ISL3 family transposase yields MEQLNLITNFLKMKDKNITITNECDMGTHLELHGHLDYTAPKCPSCKGQMAKYDFQKASKIPYLETAGYPLLIRLRKRRFKCKDCGKIAVAETPIVKKNHQISVAVNQKIAQLLIEKQAMTHIAHRLSISTSTVIRKLNEFKFETDWDKLPEVMSWDEYAFKKGKMSFIAQDFDTNNIIAILDGRTQATIRNHFLRYPRKVRNRVKIITMDMFSPYYQLAKQLFPHAKIVLDRFHVVQHLSRAMNRVRTQIMNAFDRKSHEYKTLKRYWKLVQQDSRKLSDKRFYRPTFRMHLTNKEILDKLLSYSDELRQHYELYQLLLFHFQEKNSDHFFDLIEQEIATVNPIFQTVFKTFLKDKDKVLNALELPYSNAKLEATNNLIKVIKRNAFGFRNFENFKKRILIAINIKKEKTNLVLSRC; encoded by the coding sequence ATGGAACAACTAAATCTTATCACAAATTTTCTCAAAATGAAAGACAAAAATATCACTATCACTAATGAATGCGACATGGGAACACACTTAGAACTCCACGGTCACTTGGATTACACAGCCCCTAAATGCCCTTCCTGCAAGGGACAAATGGCTAAGTACGACTTCCAGAAAGCCTCTAAAATCCCCTACTTAGAAACTGCTGGCTACCCGCTACTTATCCGCCTTCGAAAGCGTCGTTTCAAGTGCAAAGACTGTGGGAAAATAGCGGTCGCTGAAACTCCTATTGTTAAGAAGAACCATCAAATCTCTGTCGCTGTCAACCAGAAAATCGCACAATTACTCATCGAAAAGCAAGCAATGACACATATCGCACACAGACTCTCCATTTCTACATCTACAGTTATTCGAAAACTCAATGAGTTTAAATTTGAAACGGATTGGGATAAGCTTCCAGAAGTCATGTCCTGGGATGAGTATGCCTTCAAGAAAGGGAAAATGAGCTTTATCGCTCAAGATTTTGACACAAATAACATCATCGCTATCCTTGATGGAAGAACGCAAGCAACCATCCGAAATCACTTTCTGAGATACCCTAGAAAGGTCAGAAACCGCGTTAAAATCATCACTATGGACATGTTTAGCCCTTACTATCAACTAGCCAAACAACTTTTTCCTCATGCTAAAATCGTGCTGGATCGCTTCCACGTTGTGCAACATCTCAGCCGTGCTATGAACCGTGTCCGTACCCAAATCATGAATGCTTTTGACCGCAAATCGCATGAATACAAGACGCTCAAACGCTACTGGAAACTGGTACAACAAGATAGCCGTAAACTCAGTGACAAGCGGTTTTATCGCCCTACTTTTCGCATGCATTTGACCAATAAGGAAATCTTAGACAAGCTCCTATCCTACTCAGATGAGTTACGACAACATTATGAACTCTATCAACTTCTTTTATTCCATTTCCAAGAGAAAAACTCAGATCATTTCTTTGACCTAATTGAGCAAGAAATAGCCACTGTTAACCCTATTTTCCAGACGGTATTTAAGACGTTTCTAAAGGATAAGGACAAGGTTTTAAACGCCTTGGAATTGCCTTATTCCAACGCTAAATTGGAAGCTACCAATAATCTTATCAAAGTCATCAAGCGTAATGCCTTTGGATTTCGGAACTTTGAAAACTTCAAAAAGCGGATTTTGATTGCCATCAATATCAAAAAAGAGAAGACCAACTTGGTCCTCTCTAGATGTTAG
- a CDS encoding BglG family transcription antiterminator yields the protein MPTQRQVKLLRMMAGERNSKTVAYFANKLGVSVRTVHKEIAELEKEGIVFEKRRGVGIQLLTYNDSVKEVDYYNIQVTRRIDMMRELLFHRRQTSFSDLAERYFVSKSSIKQDLEIITPMLLRGTGGTLLSNHQGTRLLLHTTEDKITAFVNFNHYIIEQSDLMKEIKTSDTIDCLLPYYTRDIIQVCSNVLYTYVREHIQTISEVYVQHFLSFLIAQVYHLIQGEHSIERKSLFNQKKHAFYTESAVKILHKISLRLDFEYTNGDVEYLSQKLLLYRFEPMPSQYVDNSLIAGLINRVSQALNVDFTNDKTLLEQLTWHIPPMLSRLKSQTLVKNPFTEQIKLEFSIVFNVLWLAVSDFSEEIDVEFNEDEIAFLTIYFQLALEKIGVSRKILVVCATGIVTSELLIHRIKNNLPSLDMVEVASSMEAAQLDLDAYDIILTTIPLYQKASHVYFVSPLISEQELLVILNSHVPANVVSQQLTISNLAPYLSEELIFYENQYHSSEHAIQVLSDTLVDKGFVTAAFKQAVLDREILGNTDLPIGVAIPHGKPQEVQRTFVAISKCSKKFKWQDYFVDMIFIVGIRPNDMSKTKLIISGIYELINTEEKLEALRHAKNRTEVLKIIYGRT from the coding sequence ATGCCTACCCAAAGACAGGTAAAATTGTTGAGAATGATGGCAGGAGAAAGAAATTCAAAAACGGTTGCATACTTTGCCAATAAATTAGGAGTTTCAGTACGGACAGTCCATAAGGAAATTGCCGAATTAGAAAAAGAAGGTATTGTATTTGAAAAACGGCGTGGAGTGGGAATACAGTTACTAACTTATAACGATTCTGTTAAGGAAGTAGATTATTATAATATTCAAGTGACGCGTCGGATTGATATGATGCGAGAACTACTGTTTCATCGTAGGCAGACTAGCTTCAGCGACTTGGCAGAACGTTATTTTGTGAGTAAGAGTTCCATCAAGCAAGATTTAGAGATAATTACTCCTATGCTGCTTCGTGGAACTGGTGGGACATTACTCAGTAACCACCAAGGGACACGTCTGTTATTACATACGACAGAGGATAAAATTACCGCTTTTGTAAATTTCAATCACTATATTATTGAGCAGAGTGACTTGATGAAGGAAATCAAAACTTCAGACACCATTGATTGTTTGTTACCTTACTATACACGAGACATTATCCAGGTTTGTTCCAATGTACTGTACACTTATGTCAGAGAACACATCCAGACTATCTCGGAAGTCTATGTCCAACATTTTCTTAGTTTTTTAATTGCTCAGGTTTATCATCTCATTCAAGGTGAACATAGTATAGAAAGGAAATCACTTTTTAATCAGAAAAAACATGCTTTTTATACTGAAAGCGCAGTAAAAATACTACATAAAATTTCTCTTAGGTTAGATTTTGAATATACCAATGGAGATGTGGAGTATCTGTCTCAAAAATTACTTCTCTATCGATTTGAGCCGATGCCTAGTCAGTATGTGGATAATTCTCTTATTGCAGGACTAATCAATCGAGTATCTCAAGCCTTAAATGTCGATTTCACCAATGACAAGACGTTACTAGAACAATTGACATGGCATATTCCACCTATGTTATCACGGCTAAAATCTCAAACTCTCGTTAAAAATCCATTTACAGAGCAAATTAAATTGGAATTTTCAATTGTGTTCAATGTTTTATGGTTAGCTGTCTCGGATTTTAGCGAAGAAATCGATGTAGAATTTAATGAGGATGAGATTGCATTTTTAACCATTTATTTCCAATTAGCATTAGAAAAAATAGGTGTGAGTCGAAAAATTCTAGTAGTCTGTGCTACTGGTATCGTGACATCAGAATTGCTCATTCATCGCATTAAGAATAATCTACCTTCACTTGATATGGTAGAAGTTGCCTCTTCTATGGAAGCAGCCCAATTAGACTTAGATGCTTATGATATTATTTTGACAACGATTCCCTTGTATCAAAAGGCATCACATGTGTACTTTGTGTCTCCTTTAATTAGTGAGCAGGAATTATTGGTAATTCTCAATTCTCATGTGCCAGCAAATGTCGTAAGCCAACAGTTGACTATTTCAAATCTAGCACCGTATTTATCTGAAGAACTTATCTTTTATGAAAATCAGTACCATTCTTCTGAACATGCTATTCAAGTGCTAAGTGATACATTGGTAGATAAGGGATTTGTGACTGCTGCTTTTAAACAAGCCGTGTTAGATCGAGAGATATTAGGCAATACTGATTTGCCGATTGGAGTTGCGATTCCTCATGGTAAGCCACAAGAAGTGCAACGAACATTTGTTGCGATTTCAAAATGTTCCAAAAAGTTTAAATGGCAAGATTATTTTGTTGATATGATATTTATTGTGGGAATTCGTCCGAATGATATGTCAAAGACAAAATTAATCATTTCTGGTATTTATGAATTGATTAATACAGAGGAGAAGTTAGAGGCTTTACGTCATGCTAAAAATAGAACGGAGGTTTTAAAAATTATCTATGGAAGGACATAA
- a CDS encoding PTS sugar transporter subunit IIA: MEGHNILHKELIFIDEPTATKKEIIQRITDKVYDLGYVRDKAGFMDSVLAREEEVPTAIGYSIAIPHGKSDVVDKPFIAFLRTKAPFEWTTGHEETVQLIFLIGVPNIGTEKLHLRFISQVSKKLLDEEFRQQLLTICNKTILFELLSSIDI; encoded by the coding sequence ATGGAAGGACATAATATTTTACATAAAGAATTGATTTTTATAGATGAACCGACTGCTACTAAAAAAGAGATTATTCAAAGGATTACAGATAAAGTCTATGATTTAGGATATGTAAGGGATAAGGCTGGATTTATGGATTCTGTATTGGCTCGTGAAGAGGAGGTTCCTACAGCGATTGGATATAGCATTGCTATCCCCCATGGCAAATCGGATGTTGTTGATAAGCCGTTTATTGCTTTTTTAAGAACAAAAGCGCCCTTTGAGTGGACAACAGGACATGAGGAAACTGTCCAATTAATTTTTCTCATTGGAGTTCCAAATATTGGGACAGAAAAATTACACTTGCGGTTTATTTCGCAAGTTAGTAAAAAATTGTTAGACGAAGAATTTCGCCAACAATTATTGACCATTTGTAATAAAACTATTCTGTTCGAGCTACTGAGTTCGATAGATATTTAG
- a CDS encoding PTS fructose transporter subunit IIB translates to MKVVAVTACPTGIAHTYMAQEAIEKECLKRGYEVQVETQGGMGIEQELEQDQIDQADFVILAIAVEIEGQERFDEKREEGKVLLVDPGEAIRHPEKVLDQAEAL, encoded by the coding sequence ATGAAAGTCGTTGCTGTAACAGCTTGTCCAACAGGGATTGCTCATACTTATATGGCCCAAGAGGCCATCGAAAAAGAGTGTCTAAAACGAGGATATGAAGTTCAAGTTGAGACACAAGGAGGGATGGGAATTGAACAAGAACTTGAACAAGATCAGATTGATCAAGCGGATTTCGTTATTTTAGCAATTGCTGTTGAGATAGAAGGCCAAGAGCGCTTTGATGAAAAGCGTGAGGAAGGAAAGGTGTTGTTGGTTGATCCAGGAGAAGCTATCCGTCATCCTGAGAAGGTTCTCGATCAGGCAGAAGCATTGTAG